A genomic region of Exiguobacterium sp. Helios contains the following coding sequences:
- a CDS encoding sodium:alanine symporter family protein, producing MDAFQQAVQSGVDFANNLLWSYVLIAALIGVGIYFTIRTKFIQFRYLKEMFRVTLDKNEKTTDDEGQSITSLQSFFIGAATRIGTGNLAGVTIALTLGGPGAVFWMWMVALLGGATALIESTLAQVYKVRDSKTNAYRGGPAYYIEKGLKNRALGVVFAILIAVTFGLIFNSVQSNTIAAAFDNAFGINKAVVGGVLVVLTGLVIFGGVHRVAKFSAIVVPVMAGLYLIAALFVVVTNLTELPGVFAMIFKSAFGIEQAFGGSVGAAISLGVKRGLFSNEAGMGSAPNAAAAAEVSHPAKQGFLQTLGVFLDTLIVCTATAAIVLLSDSYATGNGEGIAMLQNALGEQLGAVAPAFIAICVFLFAFSSIVGSYYYGETNIEFIKNSPAAVFGFRIATMAFVFIGSVLSLGMVWSFADLFMAGMTLINLTAISLLGGIALKVINDYQEQRKKGLDPVFSAKALGIENTECWDEEETVRPAAGEASPPPIARR from the coding sequence ATGGATGCCTTTCAACAAGCAGTACAATCAGGAGTCGATTTTGCCAACAACTTATTATGGTCTTATGTTTTAATCGCGGCACTGATCGGAGTCGGCATCTACTTTACGATTCGGACAAAATTCATTCAGTTCCGGTACTTAAAAGAAATGTTCCGTGTCACACTCGATAAAAACGAGAAAACAACGGACGATGAAGGACAAAGCATTACCTCTTTACAGTCCTTCTTCATCGGTGCCGCTACACGAATCGGAACTGGTAACCTCGCCGGTGTTACGATTGCCCTTACGCTCGGCGGACCCGGTGCCGTCTTCTGGATGTGGATGGTTGCATTACTCGGAGGCGCAACTGCTTTAATTGAAAGTACGCTTGCTCAAGTCTATAAAGTCCGCGACAGTAAAACGAATGCCTACCGCGGCGGTCCCGCCTACTACATCGAAAAGGGTTTAAAAAACCGTGCGCTCGGTGTTGTCTTCGCCATCTTAATCGCCGTCACGTTCGGCTTAATCTTCAATTCCGTTCAATCGAACACGATTGCGGCCGCATTTGATAATGCCTTTGGTATCAATAAAGCTGTCGTCGGCGGTGTACTCGTTGTCTTGACAGGACTGGTCATCTTCGGTGGTGTTCACCGGGTAGCGAAGTTCTCAGCCATCGTCGTCCCTGTCATGGCCGGTCTTTACCTGATTGCTGCTCTGTTCGTCGTCGTCACGAACCTGACGGAACTTCCCGGCGTCTTCGCTATGATCTTCAAGAGCGCTTTCGGCATCGAGCAAGCTTTCGGCGGATCGGTCGGAGCTGCGATTTCGCTTGGTGTCAAACGGGGTCTGTTCTCAAACGAAGCCGGTATGGGTTCTGCACCGAACGCTGCCGCGGCGGCCGAAGTTTCTCACCCGGCCAAACAAGGATTCCTACAAACACTTGGTGTTTTCCTTGATACGTTGATCGTTTGTACAGCAACAGCTGCCATCGTTCTTCTCAGTGACAGTTATGCGACAGGTAACGGGGAAGGAATCGCGATGTTACAGAACGCATTAGGTGAACAACTGGGTGCCGTCGCTCCTGCCTTCATCGCAATCTGTGTCTTCTTGTTCGCTTTCAGTTCAATCGTCGGCAGTTACTACTACGGTGAAACAAACATCGAATTCATCAAAAACAGTCCGGCTGCTGTCTTCGGATTCCGGATTGCGACAATGGCCTTTGTTTTCATCGGTTCCGTCCTCAGTCTGGGAATGGTTTGGAGCTTCGCTGACCTCTTCATGGCAGGTATGACGTTGATCAACTTGACGGCCATCTCACTCTTAGGCGGTATCGCCCTCAAAGTCATCAACGATTACCAGGAACAACGGAAAAAAGGACTCGATCCGGTCTTCTCGGCGAAAGCACTCGGTATCGAAAATACAGAGTGTTGGGACGAAGAAGAAACCGTTCGTCCGGCAGCAGGAGAAGCATCCCCTCCTCCAATCGCCCGTCGCTAA
- a CDS encoding diacylglycerol kinase family protein — MSKVMLIINPSSGKELGKKHAEFAEGTLAQRFTEVDVRFTEKERDATEFAKQAAVGHYDAVVAMGGDGTVNEVITGIAEQEHRPTLGIVPLGTVNDLARALNIPTDPQEAISVLEDAPSRPLDIGKYDDHYFMNVIAVGLIAEAVEEVSVEQKTSLGSVAYFIEGLKAFKDHSPYPIQLTAKEKSFDGETPLLIISLTNSVGGFESFAKEARVDDGLLHVFIVKQLGFFDALQALPKLLTGKISDADQVEYFTTKEVHIDSKERLPINADGDTAGHLPVTVQVLSQHLTVFAPVSN; from the coding sequence GTGTCAAAAGTCATGCTCATCATCAATCCGTCATCCGGTAAAGAACTTGGAAAGAAACACGCTGAATTTGCGGAAGGAACATTGGCGCAACGGTTTACGGAAGTCGATGTCCGTTTTACGGAAAAAGAACGCGATGCAACCGAATTTGCCAAACAAGCTGCAGTCGGGCATTATGATGCCGTCGTCGCTATGGGTGGGGATGGAACGGTTAATGAGGTCATCACCGGCATCGCGGAACAAGAACATCGACCGACGCTTGGCATCGTGCCGCTCGGAACGGTCAATGACTTAGCGCGTGCATTGAACATTCCGACAGATCCGCAGGAAGCTATCAGCGTTTTAGAGGATGCTCCGTCCCGCCCGCTCGACATCGGTAAGTATGATGATCATTATTTCATGAACGTCATCGCTGTCGGTTTGATTGCAGAAGCGGTCGAAGAAGTAAGTGTCGAACAAAAAACATCGCTTGGTTCCGTCGCCTACTTCATTGAAGGACTAAAAGCCTTTAAAGACCATAGTCCCTATCCGATCCAACTGACGGCGAAAGAAAAATCGTTTGATGGTGAAACGCCTCTCCTGATCATTTCCTTGACCAATTCTGTCGGCGGTTTCGAATCGTTTGCGAAAGAAGCCCGTGTCGACGATGGTCTGTTGCATGTCTTCATCGTCAAACAGCTTGGTTTCTTTGATGCCTTACAGGCCTTACCGAAACTATTAACCGGAAAAATTTCTGACGCTGATCAAGTGGAATATTTTACGACAAAAGAAGTTCATATCGATTCAAAGGAACGTCTCCCGATTAATGCTGACGGCGACACAGCGGGTCATCTTCCTGTTACGGTTCAGGTCTTAAGCCAGCATTTAACTGTTTTCGCACCCGTTTCCAACTAA